A genomic stretch from Microtus pennsylvanicus isolate mMicPen1 chromosome 9, mMicPen1.hap1, whole genome shotgun sequence includes:
- the Cnot7 gene encoding CCR4-NOT transcription complex subunit 7 isoform X2, with protein MPAATVDHSQRICEVWACNLDEEMKKIRQVIRKYNYVAMDTEFPGVVARPIGEFRSNADYQYQLLRCNVDLLKIIQLGLTFMNEQGEYPPGTSTWQFNFKFNLTEDMYAQDSIELLTTSGIQFKKHEEEGIETQYFAELLMTSGVVLCEGVKWLSFHSGYDFGYLIKILTNSNLPEEELDFFEILRLFFPVIYDVKYLMKSCKNLKGGLQEVAEQLELERIGPQHQAGSDSLLTGMAFFKMREV; from the exons ATGCCGGCAGCAACTGTAGATCATAGCCAAAGAATTTGTGAAGTTTGGGCTTGTAACCTGGatgaagagatgaagaaaattCGTCAAGTTATCCGAAAATATAATTATGTTGCCATG gaCACCGAGTTTCCAGGTGTTGTTGCAAGGCCCATTGGAGAATTCAGGAGCAATGCTGACTATCAATACCAACTATTGCGATGTAATGTAGACTTGTTAAAGATAATTCAGCTAGGACTGACATTTATGAATGAGCAAGGAGAATACCCTCCAGGAACTTCAACTTGgcagtttaattttaaatttaatttgac GGAGGACATGTATGCTCAGGACTCTATAGAGCTACTAACAACATCTGGTATCCAGTTTAAAAAACACGAGGAGGAAGGAATTGAGACCCAATACTTTGCAGAGCTGCTTATGACTTCAGGAGTGGTTCTTTGTGAAGGGGTCAAATGGTTATCATTTcatag TGGTTATGACTTTGGCTATTTAATCAAAATCCTGACCAACTCTAACTTGCCTGAAGAAGAACTTGATTTCTTTGAGATCCTTCGATTATTTTTTCCTGTCATTTATGATGTGAAGTACCTCATGAAGAGCTGCAAAAATCTCAAA GGTGGATTGCAGGAAGTTGCTGAACAGTTAGAGCTGGAACGGATAGGACCTCAACACCAAGCGGGATCTGATTCACTGCTTACAGGAATGGCCTTTTTCAAAATGAGAGAAGTATGA